Proteins encoded within one genomic window of Cucumis sativus cultivar 9930 chromosome 3, Cucumber_9930_V3, whole genome shotgun sequence:
- the LOC101207958 gene encoding uncharacterized protein LOC101207958: MGLLSNRVDRESLKQGDHIYSWRAAYIYAHHGIYVGDGRVIHFTRRGQEVGTGTVLDVLLVSSGPAQSFVPCPTCIPLEEGNGVVSSCLNCFLAGGVLYRFEYGVNPALFLAKARGGTCTLASSDLDDLVVHRAKYLLDNGFGCYNVFKNNCEDFAIYCKTGLLVVDQSTMGQSGQAVSIIGGPLAAVLSTPLRLVTTNVYGMAVTAVGVYCASRYAADIGMRKDVMKIPVEDLTHRLATNLIQVVEPQILPAMAPESHLLTAR; the protein is encoded by the exons ATGGGGCTTCTTTCCAACAG AGTTGATCGGGAGAGCTTGAAACAGGGTGATCATATCTACTCTTGGAGGGCCGCTTATATCTATGCTCATCATG GTATCTATGTTGGAGATGGAAGAGTTATTCACTTCACCAGAAGAGGTCAAGAAGTAGGAACCGGGACCGTGCTTGATGTCTTACTCGTAAGTTCAGGACCTGCTCAATCTTTTGTGCCATGCCCTACTTGCATTCCTCTAGAAGAAGGGAATGGGGTTGTCTCTTCTTGCTTGAACTGTTTTCTTGCTGGTGGAGTATTGTATCGTTTCGAGTATGGTGTCAATCCTGCTCTTTTTCTGGCCAAAGCTCGAGGTGGAACTTGCACCCTTGCAAGCTCTGACTTAGATGATCTTGTGGTCCATCGAGCAAAATACCTACTAGACAATGGTTTTGGATGCTACAATGTGTTCAAGAACAACTGTGAAGACTTTGCAATATACTGCAAAACTGGACTACTTGTGGTTGATCAGAGCACCATGGGACAAAGTGGGCAAGCAGTTTCAATCATCGGAGGACCTCTTGCAGCTGTTCTTTCAACGCCACTCCGTCTCGTGACAACCAACGTCTATGGAATGGCAGTGACAGCCGTTGGGGTGTACTGTGCTAGTAGATATGCTGCTGATATTGGGATGAGAAAGGATGTGATGAAGATACCTGTGGAGGATTTGACACATAGGCTGGCCACCAACCTTATCCAGGTGGTCGAACCGCAGATTTTACCTGCAATGGCACCGGAGTCTCACCTGCTTACGGCCagataa
- the LOC101207222 gene encoding mediator of RNA polymerase II transcription subunit 27 isoform X2, which produces MRHIQQPSQGQTATVSPSTHSPPSPDDAPPKQVALAMDRLGHAARLIADIRLGADRLLEALCVTAQPHQSSKPLHLFQKEDASMRQHLLDLRAVGKQLEESGVLSESLLSRSNSWGLHMPLVCPDGAVVAYAWKRQLAGQAGASAVDRTRLALKAFTDQKRRFFPHLEDENASNNEPALKKPCFSHGVTDVKQNELIDSRSLSDILSCMEKEVPELKIFTYERLDWLKQASALPSQANENSIGALKEHSYHSPRMSPGALGATPADKAGVIELIIPSVFRAVVSLHPVGSVEPDALAFFSPDERGSHVHARGFSNYHLFRHVTEHAATVLQYFLGNQPKAALYPLLLWICSYQNLFSKACSSAVQTVLCIKKLISCAHNLIERPEAGFCSSFPH; this is translated from the exons GCCCTAGCACTCACTCTCCCCCCTCCCCCGACGACGCTCCTCCCAAGCAGGTTGCTCTCGCCATGGACAGACTCGGCCACGCCGCTCGTCTCATCGCCGACATCAGACTCGGCGCTGATCGCCTTCTCGAAGCCCTATGCGTCACTGCTCAGCCTCATCAAAGCTCTAAGCCCCTCCATTTGTTTCAGAAAGAAGACGCTTCCATGCGCCAACACCTCCTCGACCTTCGTGCAGTTG GAAAGCAGCTTGAAGAGTCTGGCGTTCTCAGTGAATCTCTTCTTTCGAGAAGTAACTCTTGGGGTCTACATATGCCTTTAGTGTGTCCTGATGGCGCTGTGGTTGCTTATGCTTGGAAACGTCAATTGGCTGGCCAGGCTGGTGCATCTGCAGTTGACCGAACAAG GTTAGCTTTAAAGGCCTTCACTGACCAAAAAAGACGGTTTTTCCCTCAtcttgaagatgaaaatgcGTCAAATAATGAGCCTGCTCTGAAGAAGCCTTGTTTTTCTCATGGAGTGACAGATGTCAAACAAAATGAGCTTATTGATTCTAGATCACTCTCGGATATTTTATCCTGTATGGAAAAGGAAGTGCCAGAGCTTAAGATTTTCACTTATGAGCGATTGGACTGGTTAAAACAAGCTTCGGCCCTTCCCTCTCAAGCAAATGAGAATTCAATAGGAGCATTGAAAGAACATAGCTATCATAGTCCTAGGATGAGCCCTGGAGCACTTGGGGCTACTCCTGCAGATAAAGCTGGTGTGATTGAGTTGATCATTCCTTCCGTCTTTAGAGCCGTAGTATCTCTGCATCCAGTTGGTTCTGTTGAACCAGATGCTCTCGCTTTCTTTTCTCCTGATGAG AGAGGCAGCCATGTACATGCCAGGggtttttcaaattatcattTGTTCAGACATGTTACG GAGCATGCTGCCACAGTGCTGCAGTATTTTCTTGGAAATCAACCAAAAGCAGCTCTTTATCCTCTATTG CTTTGGATCTGCAGctaccaaaatttattttcaaaagcttgTAG TTCGGCCGTACAAACAGTTTTGTGCATCAAAAAACTCATCAGTTGTGCCCATAACCTCATTGAAAGACCAGAAGCTGGATTCTGTTCAAGCTTTCCACATTGA
- the LOC101207710 gene encoding uncharacterized protein LOC101207710 translates to MGLLSNRVNRESLKPGDHIYSWRAAYIYAHHGIYVGDGRVIHFTRRGQEVGTGTVLDVLLVSSGPARSFVPCATCVPLEEGNGVVSSCLNCFLAGGVLYRFKYGVSPALFLAKARGGTCTLASSDSDDLVVHRAKYLLDNGFGCYNVFKNNCEDFAIYCKTGLLVVDERTMGQSGQAVSIIGGPLAAVLSTPLRLVTTNIYGMAATAVGVYCASRYAADIGMRKDVMKIPVEDLTQRLATGLIQVVEPQILSATVPEPDLLASR, encoded by the exons ATGGGGCTTCTTTCCAACAG AGTTAATCGGGAGAGCTTGAAACCGGGTGATCATATCTACTCTTGGAGAGCCGCTTATATCTATGCCCATCATG GCATCTATGTGGGAGATGGCAGAGTTATTCATTTTACCAGAAGAGGTCAAGAAGTAGGAACCGGGACCGTGCTTGATGTCTTACTCGTAAGTTCAGGACCTGCTCGATCCTTCGTGCCATGCGCTACCTGTGTTCCTCTAGAAGAAGGGAATGGAGTTGTTTCCTCATGCTTGAACTGTTTTCTTGCGGGTGGAGTGTTGTATCGTTTCAAGTATGGTGTTAGTCCCGCTCTTTTTCTGGCCAAAGCTCGAGGTGGAACTTGCACCCTTGCAAGCTCTGATTCAGATGATCTTGTGGTCCATCGAGCAAAATACCTACTCGACAATGGCTTTGGATGCTATAATGTATTCAAAAACAATTGTGAAGATTTTGCAATATACTGCAAAACTGGACTACTTGTGGTTGATGAAAGGACCATGGGACAAAGTGGGCAAGCAGTTTCAATCATCGGGGGACCTCTGGCAGCGGTTCTTTCAACACCACTGCGTCTTGTGACAACCAATATCTATGGAATGGCAGCAACAGCCGTTGGGGTGTACTGTGCCAGTAGATATGCTGCTGATATTGGGATGAGAAAGGATGTGATGAAGATACCTGTGGAAGATTTGACCCAAAGGCTGGCCACCGGCCTTATCCAGGTGGTTGAACCTCAGATTTTATCTGCAACGGTGCCGGAGCCTGACCTGCTTGCGAGCAGATAA
- the LOC101207470 gene encoding receptor-like kinase TMK3, with translation MGDLKTELALALLLAVVSVGFCATDPNDLAILNDFRKGLENPELLKWPSKDNDPCGNKWPSVFCDGSRVAQIQVQGFGLKGPLPQNFNQLSMLSNIGLQKNQFSGPLPSFNGLKNLQYAFLNYNNFTSIPADFFTGLDNLEVLALDGNNLNGSSGWMFPPALSNSVQLTNLTCMSCNLVGPLPDFLGSMSSLSVLSLSGNRLTGGIPASFKDMVLTRFWLNNQVGDGMSGSIDVVTTMTSLNSLWLHGNHFSGTIPDNIGDLSLLQDLNLNGNEFVGLIPKSLGDMSLKNLDLNNNNFMGPIPKFKASKVSYSSNQLCQTEEGVACAPQVMALIEFLGAMGYPLRLVSAWTGNDPCEGPWLGLNCRSGDVSVINLPKFNLNGTLSPSLANLISLAEVRLQNNNLSGTIPSNWTGLKSLTLLDLSGNNISPPVPRFSSTVKLSTGGNPLLDGKQSPSSEIGGPSPSDSRSPPATEPSSNSGNGVRQTSSRSKASIIVSTVVPVVSVVVVAFVAIPLSIYFCKKRKRNGQAPSSLVVHPRDPSDPNNLVKIVVANNTNNSTSTASGSGSGSRNYSGFGDSHVIETGNLVISVQVLRNVTNNFSSENELGRGGFGVVYRGELDDGTKIAVKRMESGVISSKALDEFQSEIAVLSKVRHRHLVSLLGYSVAGNERLLVYEYMPEGALSRHLFHWESFKLEPLSWKRRLNIALDVARGMEYLHSLAHQSFIHRDLKSSNILLGDDFRAKISDFGLVKLAPDGERSVVTRLAGTFGYLAPEYAVTGKITTKADVFSFGVVLMELLTGLMALDEDRSEESQYLAAWFWHIKSDKEKLMAAVDPSLGCKEDISESICIIAELAGHCTAREPTQRPDMGHAVNVLAPLVEKWKPIDDDTEEYSGIDYSLPLNQMVKGWQESEGSDFSYVDLQDSKGSIPSRPTGFADSFTSVDGR, from the exons ATGGGAGACCTTAAAACAGAGCTTGCTCTAGCACTTCTGCTTGCTGTGGTTTCTGTGGGGTTTTGCGCTACCGACCCCAATGATCTTGCTATTCTCAATGACTTTAGAAAAGGGTTGGAAAATCCAGAGCTCTTGAAATGGCCCTCCAAAGATAACGACCCATGTGGAAACAAATGGCCGTCTGTCTTCTGCGATGGTTCGAGGGTTGCCCAAATTCAGGTTCAAGGTTTTGGATTGAAGGGCCCTTTGCCGCAGAATTTCAATCAGCTTTCTATGCTTTCGAACATCGGTCTTCAGAAGAACCAATTTTCCGGTCCCTTGCCATCGTTCAATGGTCTGAAGAATCTCCAGTACGCGTTCCTTAATTACAACAATTTCACTTCGATTCCGGCTGACTTTTTCACTGGCCTTGATAATTTAGAAGTTCTTGCTCTCGATGGGAATAATTTAAATGGTAGTTCTGGGTGGATGTTTCCACCGGCGTTGAGCAATTCAGTTCAGTTGACGAATCTTACTTGTATGAGTTGTAATTTGGTTGGTCCCTTGCCGGATTTTCTTGGGTCTATGTCCTCTTTATCTGTGTTATCGCTGTCTGGCAATAGACTCACCGGTGGAATTCCGGCTAGTTTCAAGGATATGGTATTGACAAGGTTTTGGTTGAACAATCAAGTAGGAGATGGAATGAGTGGTTCTATTGATGTGGTGACGACAATGACCTCGTTGAATAGTTTATGGCTCCATGGGAATCATTTCTCAGGGACTATTCCTGATAACATTGGGGATTTGAGTCTTTTGCAGGATCTGAATCTGAATGGTAATGAATTTGTTGGTTTGATTCCAAAGAGTTTAGGTGATATGAGTTTAAAGAATTTAGATTTGAACAATAACAATTTCATGGGTCCAATCCCAAAGTTTAAAGCATCAAAAGTGAGTTATTCTTCAAACCAGTTGTGTCAAACTGAGGAAGGGGTTGCTTGTGCCCCTCAAGTCATGGCACTGATCGAATTTCTCGGTGCCATGGGTTACCCTTTAAGGCTCGTCTCTGCTTGGACTGGGAATGATCCATGTGAAGGCCCATGGCTGGGATTGAACTGCAGATCTGGAGATGTTTCTGTCATTAACTTACCTAAGTTCAATTTGAATGGGACCTTGAGTCCTTCACTTGCAAATTTAATTTCGCTTGCTGAGGTTCGACTTCAGAACAACAATTTGAGTGGTACGATTCCATCAAATTGGACTGGTTTAAAGTCTCTTACATTGTTGGATTTAAGTGGGAATAACATCTCCCCTCCTGTACCACGATTCAGTAGCACTGTGAAGCTCTCTACTGGTGGCAACCCTTTGTTAGATGGTAAGCAATCCCCATCGTCGGAAATTGGAGGTCCATCTCCTTCTGATAGCCGGTCTCCTCCAGCGACAGAACCGAGTTCTAATTCTGGAAATGGGGTGAGACAAACATCTTCTCGTTCCAAGGCATCTATAATAGTTTCTACTGTAGTTCCTGTTGTAAGTGTGGTAGTTGTTGCTTTTGTTGCTATTCCTCTGTCTATATATTTCTGTAAGAAGAGGAAACGCAATGGCCAGGCTCCAAGTTCTCTGGTGGTTCATCCTAGAGATCCATCTGATCCCAACAATTTGGTTAAGATTGTTGTTGCAAATAACACAAATAATAGTACATCTACCGCCTCCGGAAGTGGTTCTGGAAGCAGAAACTACAGTGGATTTGGTGATTCTCATGTCATTGAAACTGGAAATCTAGTCATATCTGTACAAGTTCTACGAAACGtgacaaataatttttcttcagaGAATGAGCTTGGTCGTGGTGGATTCGGAGTAGTTTATAGGGGAGAATTGGATGATGGAACAAAAATAGCAGTCAAAAGGATGGAGTCAGGTGTAATTAGCAGCAAAGCATTGGATGAGTTCCAATCTGAAATTGCAGTTCTTTCAAAGGTACGGCATCGTCATTTGGTGTCGCTGTTGGGATATTCAGTTGCAGGAAATGAGAGACTACTCGTGTACGAGTATATGCCTGAAGGGGCTCTCAGCAGGCATCTTTTTCATTGGGAAAGCTTTAAGCTCGAGCCTCTTTCTTGGAAGAGGAGGTTAAACATTGCCTTGGATGTTGCTCGAGGGATGGAGTATCTTCATAGTTTAGCCCATCAGAGCTTCATCCACCGAGATCTCAAATCGTCAAATATCTTACTTGGTGATGATTTTAGAGCAAAAATTTCTGATTTTGGATTGGTTAAACTAGCCCCTGATGGTGAAAGATCTGTAGTAACCAGGCTTGCTGGGACATTTGGTTACTTGGCACCAGAATATGCTG TGACAGGTAAAATTACTACCAAAGCCGACGTGTTTAGTTTTGGTGTTGTGCTAATGGAGCTATTGACTGGACTAATGGCTCTCGACGAAGATAGATCTGAAGAAAGTCAATATCTAGCTGCGTGGTTCTGGCATATAAAATCTGACAAGGAGAAGCTGATGGCTGCTGTGGATCCAAGCTTGGGTTGTAAAGAAGATATATCTGAAAGCATTTGTATAATTGCTGAATTAGCTGGGCATTGCACTGCAAGAGAGCCTACCCAACGACCTGATATGGGTCATGCTGTAAATGTCCTTGCTCCACTTGTCGAGAAATGGAAGCCAATTGACGACGACACAGAGGAGTACTCTGGAATTGACTATAGCCTTCCCCTTAACCAAATGGTGAAGGGATGGCAAGAATCTGAAGGGAGCGATTTCAGTTACGTGGATCTGCAAGATAGTAAGGGCAGCATACCATCAAGGCCAACTGGGTTTGCAGATTCGTTCACTTCGGTCGATGGTCGTTGA
- the LOC101218519 gene encoding aluminum-activated malate transporter 8: MGIQLKNKAMDVAMKIKKLGQDDPRRIIHSIKVGVALTLVSLFYYWKPLYDGFGASGIWAVITVVVIFEFTVGATLSKGLNRGLGTMLAGALGVGVDYLANLSGQKGEPFVLGIFVFLIAASATFSRFFPGIKARYDYGVLIFILTFSMVSVSGYRVDEFLTMAHQRLATILVGGAICIIVSIVVCPVWAGETLHNSIISNINKLANYLEGFGGEYFHCSDEHVTIPEKDKPFLQEYKVVLNSKSTEDSMANFARWEPRHGNFGFRHPWKHYLKIGSVARQCAYHIEALNFHLSPHQLQEPSQFRRMLEVPCKTISSESGKALKALATAMKKMTDPSPSSQLHLNAAKSAVNDLKNTLKSGTTQISDDISNLLAIIPDATVASILIDIVKSVEDLSEAVAELSLKAKFKRVSPEKPQLLHKGTIKPFVEEDDNVEAQQQPHVVITVKEIENNNDEDLRVNKKPGFLF, from the exons ATGGGGATTCAATTGAAGAACAAAGCTATGGACGTAGCCATGAAAATCAAGAAGCTTGGACAAGATGATCCAAGAAGAATTATTCACTCCATTAAAGTTGGAGTAGCTCTTACTTTGGTCtcattgttttattattggaAGCCTCTCTATGATGGCTTTGGAGCCTCTGGGATTTGGGCTGTTATTACTGTTGTGGTCATCTTTGAATTTACCGTAG GCGCAACCCTTAGTAAAGGTTTGAATAGAGGTTTGGGCACAATGTTGGCTGGTGCTTTGGGAGTGGGAGTTGACTATTTAGCCAATCTCTCTGGACAAAAAGGAGAACCATTTGTTTTGGgcatctttgtttttcttattg CTGCATCAGCAACATTTTCAAGGTTCTTCCCTGGCATCAAAGCAAGATATGATTATGGAGTGTTGATATTCATATTAACTTTCAGTATGGTTTCGGTTTCGGGTTATCGAGTGGATGAGTTCTTGACGATGGCTCATCAAAGACTTGCCACCATTCTTGTTGGCGGAGCCATTTGCATTATCGTCTCCATTGTTGTTTGTCCAGTTTGGGCTGGAGAAACTCTTCACAACTCAATTATTTCCAATATAAACAAGTTGGCCAATTATCTTGAAg GATTTGGTGGGGAATATTTTCACTGTTCTGATGAACATGTTACTATTCCTGAAAAAGACAAACCATTCCTTCAAGAGTACAAAGTTGTCCTTAATTCTAAAAGCACAGAAGATTCCATG GCAAACTTTGCAAGATGGGAACCAAGACATGGAAACTTTGGGTTTCGTCATCCATGGAAACATTACCTGAAAATTGGATCTGTTGCTCGACAATGTGCTTACCATATTGAAGCTCTCAATTTCCACCTCTCCCCTCATCAACTACAA GAGCCATCACAGTTTCGAAGAATGTTGGAAGTTCCATGCAAGACCATAAGTTCAGAATCAggaaaagccctaaaagccttAGCCACagcaatgaagaagatgacTGATCCATCACCTTCATCACAGCTCCATCTAAACGCAGCAAAATCCGCCGTTAACGATCTGAAAAACACTCTTAAATCTGGCACAACACAAATTTCAGACGATATTTCGAACCTTCTAGCAATAATTCCAGATGCCACAGTGGCCTCCATATTGATTGACATTGTTAAATCAGTGGAAGATTTAAGTGAAGCAGTGGCTGAACTCTCTCTAAAAGCTAAATTCAAAAGGGTTTCACCAGAAAAACCTCAGTTGCTTCACAAAGGAACTATAAAGCCATttgtagaagaagatgataatGTTGAAGCACAGCAACAACCCCATGTTGTTATTACAGTcaaagaaattgagaataataatgatgagGATTTACGTGTAAATAAAAAGCcgggttttttgttttag
- the LOC101207222 gene encoding mediator of RNA polymerase II transcription subunit 27 isoform X1: MRHIQQPSQGQTATVSPSTHSPPSPDDAPPKQVALAMDRLGHAARLIADIRLGADRLLEALCVTAQPHQSSKPLHLFQKEDASMRQHLLDLRAVGKQLEESGVLSESLLSRSNSWGLHMPLVCPDGAVVAYAWKRQLAGQAGASAVDRTRLALKAFTDQKRRFFPHLEDENASNNEPALKKPCFSHGVTDVKQNELIDSRSLSDILSCMEKEVPELKIFTYERLDWLKQASALPSQANENSIGALKEHSYHSPRMSPGALGATPADKAGVIELIIPSVFRAVVSLHPVGSVEPDALAFFSPDERGSHVHARGFSNYHLFRHVTEHAATVLQYFLGNQPKAALYPLLLWICSYQNLFSKACSKCGRRLSVNKQSDLLLPPAVRPYKQFCASKNSSVVPITSLKDQKLDSVQAFHIDCFSEEI, from the exons GCCCTAGCACTCACTCTCCCCCCTCCCCCGACGACGCTCCTCCCAAGCAGGTTGCTCTCGCCATGGACAGACTCGGCCACGCCGCTCGTCTCATCGCCGACATCAGACTCGGCGCTGATCGCCTTCTCGAAGCCCTATGCGTCACTGCTCAGCCTCATCAAAGCTCTAAGCCCCTCCATTTGTTTCAGAAAGAAGACGCTTCCATGCGCCAACACCTCCTCGACCTTCGTGCAGTTG GAAAGCAGCTTGAAGAGTCTGGCGTTCTCAGTGAATCTCTTCTTTCGAGAAGTAACTCTTGGGGTCTACATATGCCTTTAGTGTGTCCTGATGGCGCTGTGGTTGCTTATGCTTGGAAACGTCAATTGGCTGGCCAGGCTGGTGCATCTGCAGTTGACCGAACAAG GTTAGCTTTAAAGGCCTTCACTGACCAAAAAAGACGGTTTTTCCCTCAtcttgaagatgaaaatgcGTCAAATAATGAGCCTGCTCTGAAGAAGCCTTGTTTTTCTCATGGAGTGACAGATGTCAAACAAAATGAGCTTATTGATTCTAGATCACTCTCGGATATTTTATCCTGTATGGAAAAGGAAGTGCCAGAGCTTAAGATTTTCACTTATGAGCGATTGGACTGGTTAAAACAAGCTTCGGCCCTTCCCTCTCAAGCAAATGAGAATTCAATAGGAGCATTGAAAGAACATAGCTATCATAGTCCTAGGATGAGCCCTGGAGCACTTGGGGCTACTCCTGCAGATAAAGCTGGTGTGATTGAGTTGATCATTCCTTCCGTCTTTAGAGCCGTAGTATCTCTGCATCCAGTTGGTTCTGTTGAACCAGATGCTCTCGCTTTCTTTTCTCCTGATGAG AGAGGCAGCCATGTACATGCCAGGggtttttcaaattatcattTGTTCAGACATGTTACG GAGCATGCTGCCACAGTGCTGCAGTATTTTCTTGGAAATCAACCAAAAGCAGCTCTTTATCCTCTATTG CTTTGGATCTGCAGctaccaaaatttattttcaaaagcttgTAG TAAATGTGGACGGCGTTTATCAGTAAACAAACAATCTGATTTATTGTTACCTCCTGCAGTTCGGCCGTACAAACAGTTTTGTGCATCAAAAAACTCATCAGTTGTGCCCATAACCTCATTGAAAGACCAGAAGCTGGATTCTGTTCAAGCTTTCCACATTGATTGTTTCTCAGAAGAAATATAG